From a region of the Triticum aestivum cultivar Chinese Spring chromosome 7D, IWGSC CS RefSeq v2.1, whole genome shotgun sequence genome:
- the LOC123170747 gene encoding cysteine-rich receptor-like protein kinase 25, with translation MITVLLLILGFEPFVAAVNPLTQVCYYRDSHLNESTYKANLELLSTALFSSASSTRTNLAKGFVGTDQDRIYGVVVCRGDGVVDACPSCITTAFQDVWRVCRNHKEAHILYKDCIVHISAKDLIYDSTVVLNRLLVFTDTTKHNMDPNIPSEVSAKYTDVSIDGNIKVLLQETAKQAAYNSTMMYATGRMDVYSTIPLLYSLAQCNLGLPPNDCWDCLDNIRSAAKSFFYQQRGEWIAGVWCNFRYSTYQFYEGQPMQHITLSGAVDPTTNMPAPKPAPGPVDLPKQKDETPSHKHKSKLSSQEDEELVWGIGRSPEFKLFDFSEVSNATNNFSDENKLGQGGFGPVYKGQLPEGLEIAIKRLASHSGQGFTEFKNEVQLIAKLQHTNLVRLLGCCSQGEEKILIYEYLPNKSLDSFIFDETKRALLNWNKRKAIIEGIAQGLLYLHKHSRLRVIHRDLKASNILLDSEMNPKISDFGLAKIFSSNDIEGNTKRVAGTYGYMAPEYASEGLFSIKSDVFSFGVLILETIHGKRNSSFHKNGDFFNLLGYAWKLWKEERWLEFVDESIVSESHASETMRNGNACLQK, from the exons ATGATCACCGTCTTGCTGCTTATTCTCGGCTTCGAGCCATTCGTCGCTGCCGTCAATCCACTGACGCAGGTCTGCTACTACAGAGACTCCCACCTGAACGAGAGCACCTATAAAGCGAACCTTGAGCTCCTATCTACTGCGCTATTCAGTAGTGCCTCATCCACACGAACCAACCTCGCCAAGGGCTTCGTCGGGACTGACCAAGACCGCATATACGGCGTCGTGGTGTGCCGCGGTGATGGCGTCGTCGATGCCTGCCCCAGCTGCATCACCACAGCATTCCAGGATGTGTGGCGGGTGTGCAGAAACCACAAGGAGGCCCATATTCTATACAAGGATTGCATCGTCCACATCTCCGCGAAGGACCTTATCTATGACTCCACTGTTGTGCTGAACAGGCTGCTGGTCTTTACGGACACCACAAAACACAATATGGATCCCAACATCCCCAGCGAGGTGAGCGCCAAGTACACCGATGTCAGCATTGATGGCAACATCAAGGTGCTGCTTCAAGAGACAGCCAAACAAGCAGCCTACAACTCGACGATGATGTACGCCACCGGCCGCATGGATGTCTACAGCACAATCCCGCTGCTCTACTCTCTGGCGCAGTGCAACCTGGGCCTACCGCCAAATGACTGTTGGGATTGCCTCGACAATATCAGGAGTGCGGCAAAGAGTTTCTTCTACCAGCAACGTGGTGAATGGATTGCTGGTGTGTGGTGCAATTTCAGGTATAGCACATATCAGTTCTACGAGGGTCAGCCCATGCAGCACATCACCTTGTCGGGTGCTGTAGATCCAACAACAAACATGCCAGCACCCAAGCCGGCACCAGGGCCAGTTGATCTTCCCAAGCAGAAAGACGAGACTCCCAGCCATAAACACAAGA GTAAACTAAGCTCACAGGAAGATGAAGAACTGGTCTGGGGAATAGGAAGGAGTCCAGAGTTCAAGCTTTTTGATTTTTCAGAAGTATCAAATGCTACAAATAACTTCTCAGATGAAAATAAATTGGGGCAAGGTGGCTTTGGTCCAGTATACAAG GGCCAGCTTCCAGAAGGTTTGGAGATAGCAATTAAGAGACTTGCTTCACATTCTGGGCAAGGTTTCACGGAGTTCAAAAATGAAGTCCAACTCATAGCCAAGCTCCAGCACACAAATCTGGTTAGACTGTTGGGATGTTGCTCACAAGGAGAGGAGAAAATATTGATCTATGAATATTTGCCAAATAAAAGCTTGGACTCCTTTATCTTTG ATGAAACTAAAAGAGCTTTATTGAACTGGAATAAACGAAAAGCAATTATCGAAGGAATAGCGCAAGGACTTCTATATTTGCATAAACACTCCCGGTTACGTGTCATACATAGAGATCTTAAAGCAAGCAACATTCTTTTGGACAGTGAGATGAATCCTAAAATATCAGATTTTGGGCTTGCAAAAATATTCAGTTCAAATGATATTGAAGGGAACACAAAAAGGGTTGCTGGGACATA TGGGTATATGGCTCCAGAGTATGCATCAGAGGGCCTCTTCTCGATCAAGTCTGATGTATTCAGCTTTGGTGTTCTGATTCTCGAGACCATCCATGGAAAAAGGAACTCGTCTTTCCATAAAAATGGGGACTTCTTCAACCTTCTTGGATAT GCATGGAAGTTGTGGAAAGAAGAAAGATGGCTTGAGTTCGTTGACGAATCAATAGTTTCAGAGTCACATGCATCAGAGACAATGAG AAATGGTAATGCTTGCCTACAGAAGTAG
- the LOC123169178 gene encoding U-box domain-containing protein 35, with protein MSMEIQEEDSGETAPEMEAAGVSTVAIAVSGSRSSRHALKWALDKFVPGGRVLFRILHVRPPITMVPTPMGNYIPVSQVRDDVASAYREELEWQARNMLLPYKKMCAQRQVEAEAVLLESDDVPAAISEEIDKFNIGKLVLGSSSRSIFRRKLKGSKTATKISECIPSFCTAYVVSKGKLSFVRSATSDPCETPKTISSSTVSSPSSRSLSSAPSECADRNGAAAVLFRQSSLSSQHDHALANINRRASPSGSGGSEISYHADTTLMTNSHSIASGAQLSSSSSGDSVYKSFRRDSSPDIPDLQAAVSEIATNLKHSHDQDDLKLQIESMKVKLRHLQMLHECAHTEPVDSAQKLHNNLGIQRVEHEIKLREIDLTEEMVRRLLRRMEREEEEVAEREGQAIQSSSEQKATEGDGDHQNAGEINTGLKNAGRCLTEYNRYSWEHIQAATSSFSSDLVIGKGTYGTVYKAKFQHTVAAVKVLNSLEGFGTQQLQQELEVLGKIRHPHLLLLLGACPERGCVVYEYMENGSLDDALNHRRNGTPPLAWYDRVRVAWEVATAVAFLHSARPDPIIHRDLKPANILLDRNLSSKVGDVGLSTALLHHSGAGGGGGQQQSTMVRNTTPVGTFCYIDPEYQRTGAVSAKSDVYALGVVVLQLLTGRTSPLGLAHAVETALEEDGGDSFAEMLDATAGEWPPEEARELALLAVRCAEMRRRDRPGLREHILPALERIKDVAARAARETKALLVRTASSSAAPGHFLCPILQEIMEDPCVAADGYTYDRKAIETWVSMKDKSPMTNLRLPSKSLIPNHSLRSAIMDWSSKNR; from the exons ATGTCGATGGAGATCCAGGAGGAGGACTCCGGCGAGACGGCGCCGGAGATGGAGGCGGCCGGCGTGAGCACGGTGGCCATCGCGGTGAGCGGGAGCAGGAGCAGCAGGCACGCCCTCAAGTGGGCCCTCGACAAGTTCGTGCCCGGCGGGAGGGTCCTCTTCCGGATCCTCCATGTCCGCCCGCCCATCACCATGGTGCCCACTCCAA TGGGCAATTACATCCCGGTCTCGCAAGTGCGCGACGATGTGGCATCGGCGTACAGGGAAGAGCTGGAATGGCAAGCGAGGAACATGTTGCTCCCTTACAAGAAGATGTGTGCTCAGAGACAG GTGGAAGCCGAAGCTGTTTTACTTGAATCTGATGATGTGCCGGCTGCTATAAGCGAGGAAATCGACAAATTCAACATTGGCAAGCTGGTCTTGGGCTCTTCGTCCAGAAGCATATTCCGAAG GAAGCTCAAAGGAAGCAAGACTGCAACCAAAATATCCGAATGCATTCCAAGCTTCTGTACGGCATACGTCGTCTCAAAGGGCAAACTGTCATTTGTGCGCTCAGCTACATCTGATCCCTGCGAAACACCCAAGACCATATCTTCTTCAACCGTTTCTTCTCCTAGCTCCAGAAGCCTTTCCAGTGCACCCTCAG AGTGTGCTGACAGAAATGGAGCAGCAGCTGTATTGTTCCGCCAGTCTTCTCTGTCATCGCAGCATGATCACGCACTCGCAAACATAAACAGGAGAGCTAGCCCTTCAGGCAGTGGAGGCAGCGAGATCTCCTACCATGCTGACACAACCCTGATGACAAATTCACACTCGATCGCATCGGGAGCGCAgctcagtagcagcagcagtggGGATTCAGTTTACAAGAGCTTCCGAAGAGATAGCTCCCCAGACATCCCCGACCTGCAGGCAGCAGTTTCAGAAATTGCAACAAACCTGAAGCATTCTCATGACCAG GATGATCTGAAGCTTCAAATTGAGAGTATGAAGGTCAAACTGCGACATCTTCAGATGCTTCACGAGTGTGCTCATACTGAACCGGTCGACTCCGCTCAAAAA TTACACAACAACTTGGGCATCCAGCGCGTCGAGCATGAAATCAAGCTTCGAGAAATTGACCTGACAGAAGAAATGGTGAGGAGATTGCTAAGGCGAATGGAGAGAGAAGAAGAGGAGGTGGCCGAAAGAGAAGGTCAAGCCATACAAAGCTCTTCTGAGCAGAAAGCAACAGAGGGTGATGGTGATCACCAAAATGCTGGAGAGATCAACACAGGACTGAAAAATGCCGGACGATGTTTAACCGAGTACAATAGGTACTCATGGGAGCATATCCAAGCAGCGACTTCGTCGTTTTCAAGTGATCTTGTGATTGGTAAGGGGACATATGGAACAGTCTACAAGGCTAAGTTTCAGCATACTGTTGCAGCAGTGAAAGTTTTGAACTCCCTGGAAGGTTTTGGAACTCAGCAGTTACAGCAGGAG CTGGAGGTCCTGGGCAAGATCCGGCACCctcacctgctgctgctgctgggcgcgtgcCCGGAGCGCGGCTGCGTGGTGTACGAGTACATGGAGAACGGCAGCCTGGACGATGCTCTCAACCACCGCCGGAATGGCACGCCACCACTCGCCTGGTACGACCGCGTCCGGGTCGCCTGGGAGGTGGCCACTGCCGTCGCGTTCCTCCACAGTGCTAGGCCGGACCCCATCATCCACCGCGACCTCAAGCCGGCCAACATCCTGCTCGACCGGAACCTCTCCAGCAAGGTCGGCGACGTCGGCCTCTCGACGGCGCTGCTCCACCACTCGGGcgccggaggtggaggaggccaGCAGCAGTCCACGATGGTGAGGAACACGACGCCCGTGGGCACGTTCTGCTACATCGACCCGGAGTACCAGCGGACGGGCGCCGTGTCGGCCAAGTCGGACGTGTACGCTCTCGGCGTGGTGGTGCTGCAGCTGCTCACGGGGCGGACGTCACCGCTCGGGCTCGCCCACGCCGTGGAGACCGCgctggaggaagacggcggcgactCCTTCGCGGAGATGCTGGACGCGACTGCCGGGGAGTGGCCGCCGGAGGAGGCGCGAGAGCTCGCCTTGCTGGCTGTGCGGTGCGCGGAGATGCGGCGCAGGGACCGGCCCGGGCTGCGCGAGCACATCCTCCCAGCGCTGGAGCGGATCAAGGACGTCGCTGCCAGAGCCGCCAGGGAGACGAAGGCCCTTCTCGTCCGGACAGCATCATCGTCAGCGGCCCCGGGCCACTTCCTCTGTCCCATTCTTCAGGAAATCATGGAGGACCCATGCGTCGCCGCCGACGGGTACACCTACGACCGGAAGGCAATCGAGACATGGGTGAGCATGAAGGACAAGTCGCCGATGACCAACCTCCGGCTGCCGAGCAAGAGCCTCATCCCCAACCACTCGCTCCGGTCGGCCATCATGGACTGGAGCTCCAAGAACAGATGA